ccccatcccagtcccagATCCACGCCAACCCCCATCCcaggcacccccagccctcttctctcctgacatatccccacacctgcccccccggccccacctcttgcGCTGGGTGACGAGCAGCAGGTcgctgaagaggaagaggtgGATGGGAACCGTCCGGGGCCTGGTGCCGAACAGGGACCCCCGGGGCAGCACCTCGGCCAGCGCTCCCTGCTTCTCCAGCCGCCGGCTCTGCGAGATGATGGGCACCGCCTGGGGGGGCAGAGACGCGGGGCAGGACCCCCAGCACACGGCGGGGGGGTCAGAAACATGAGGGGAGAGGCAGGACCCCCAGCACGGGGCCGGGGGGTCAGAGATACGGGGGGGGGGCGTAGGATCCCCAGCACATGTCTGGGGGGTCAGAGAcgcaggaggaggggcaggacccCCAGCACACGGCCAGGGGGGTTAGAGATGCAGCGGGGGGGGGTAGGACCCCCAGCACACGGCCAGGGGGGTTAGAGatgcagcggggggggggtaggaccCCCAGCACACGGCCAGGGGGGTTAGAGATGCAGCGGGTGGGAGCAGAACCCCCAGCACCAGACCCATGGGGGGCAGGACCCCCCAGACACCCACCCCATGCCCAGCtggcaggtggggagcagggctTCGGGGGCAAGAGCAGGGGGCCAGGCCCTGGGGGGGCACCTTGAGCCGGTCGAAGTCGATGCGCCCAGCAATCTCAATGAGCTCCTCCGTCTGCCGCATGCGCCCCACCTCCGAGTTGCACTCCTCAATGATCTGGGGggcagagcaagtgagtgagggggggcagtgcccacagcacctggccctcccccccccacagcaacTCCCTCCCAACTCACCTGGGAGATGCAGGCCAGGGCATCCAACGCATTTCTCTCCCGCTCCGAGCCCTCCTCCGCCCGGCGCAGGATGTtctggggcacagggagggacCCGGGTGagatggggagagaacccagacgtcctggcccccagccccctgctctaaccccccagcccccattcccctcccagagctggggagagaacccagacgtcctggcccccagcccccctgctttaACCCCCCATtcgcctcccagagctggggagagaacccaggcgtcctggcccccagccccccccccccccccgctaacccaccagcccccgctcccctcccagagccgggggcagaacccaggagtcctggctcccagccccccggctctAACCTACCAGCCTCGACtcacctcccagagccggggagagaacccaggagtcctggcccccagtcccccctgctctaaccccccagcccccattcccctcccagagccggggagagaacccaggcgtcctggcccccagcccccctgtctaacccaccagcccccgttcccctcccagagccggggggggggaacccagccccccctgctctaaccccccagctcccattcccctcccagagccggggagagaacccaggcatcctggcccccagcccccctgctctaacccaccagcccccgctcccctcccagagccggggggagaacccaggagtcctggctctcagccccccctgctctaacccaccagcccctgctcccctcccagagccggggggagaacccaggcgtcctggcccccagccttgCTCTCGCTGTGGGGGAGGCTGTCCCGGACGCCGGGGTCCCTACCTCGAGGAGCATCTTGAGACGGGTGATGCGCTGGAAGggcagcaggaggaaggagagcaggggCAGACGCTGGCACACGGGATGCGCCTGcagccggcccagcaccgccgcaAAGGGCCCGTTTCGCTCCCTGCGCCAAGGGGAGAGGGGGTGAGACGGGGCCTGACCCCCCCGAATCCCACCTGGGGCACCTGGGcctcgccctgcccccatcccccataTGCCTCTCTTGTACCCCCCCGAAccctacccccctccccccatatcccGCCCGGACCCTCTCCTGTACCCCCACCCCGTGCTCCTCATACCCCTCTGCCATGGGCCCccatagccccacccccatccccctgcccccatccccgaTATCCTCTCTTCTACCCCCCCCAAACCGCAGCCTGGGCACGTGGGCttcgccctgcccccaccccctgccaccctccccccataTCCCACCCGGACCCTCTCCTGTACCCCCACCCGTGCCCCTCATACTcctgccccatggccccccaTAGCCCCCTGTGGCCACCAGCCCCACatagctccacccccaccctccagccccgccccatcTCCATAGCCCCGCCTCTGTGTCCCATAGCCcagtccccgccccacccccaccccctgttgtccatagccccgcccccagccccacagccccgccccgtgGCGCACATGAGGGCGCTGTACTCCTTCTCCTGGTAGGGCTGGTTGCGGACATAGTCGATGTAGGCGGAGAAGTCGCGCCGGGCGTGGGCGGCCACCACGTCGCTCACGTCCTGGATCTGCAGGTTCTCGGCCACGCGCCGCTCGAGCGCCGCCAGGAACCTGCCGCGGGAACGGGGGTGTCAGGGCCAGGGGGGCACCGTGCGGCGGGGGTCTCggcggggggcaggctgggagcaggggtccAGGAGGTATCGGGGGTACGCTGGAGGGATCTGGGGGGGCCGTGGATGGAATATGAGGGGGTCCAGGGGAAACATGTTGGGGATACacagagggacatgctggccaagGGGATATACTGGGGGGGCCTTGGGGGACATGCTGGGGGGTTTCTGGGGGCCCAAGGGGGACATGCTGGGGGTATATGGGGAGACATGCTGGGGGGGTCTGGGGGGAACATGCTGGGAGACCCAGGGGGGACATGCCATGGGGCACGCTGGGGATACACGGGGGGACGAGGGAGTACATGCCGGAAGGACATGCTGGAGATACACAGCGGGGCACGCTGGGAGTACAGGGGGGGGACCAGGGGGGACATGCCAGGGATACACAGGAGTACAGGGAGTATATGCTGTGGGGCACGCAGGGGGTACACAGGGGGCAGGCTGTGAGGCAGGCCGAGGGTACATGGGGGGACCGGGGGGACACACTAGGGCTATGGGGGCACACAGGGGGCAGGCCGGGCTGGAGGCAGGCCGTGGGTCACACTGGGGGCACACGGGGGTACACAGGGGACATGCTGTGGGGGAACATGCCATGGGCACACAGAGGTACAAGGGGGGCACGCCGGGGATACATAGGGGGCAGGCCAGGCTGGCGGCAGGCCGTGGGTCACGCCGGGGGGACAAGGGGGACCAGGAGGAACACACCGGGGGCACACGGGGGCCGTGCTGACCTGGCGCTGATCTCCTGGATCCGCAGGATGCTGGAGAACAGGGCCTGGCGCTCGCGGGGCACCAGCGTCTCGCCCAGCGCCCGCGACCCCACAAAGTGCTCGGCCAGCAGGCGCAGTGAGCGCTGGTACGAGGCCTCCGACGTCAGCACCTCGAACAGGCTCTGCCGGGACACGGGGGTCAGCCGGGCCCCACGGCCCCTCCCTGGCGTCGCCATCACCTCCCCACTGCTCCACAGCCCAGGGGCCAGGCNNNNNNNNNNNNNNNNNNNNNNNNNNNNNNNNNNNNNNNNNNNNNNNNNNNNNNNNNNNNNNNNNNNNNNNNNNNNNNNNNNNNNNNNNNNNNNNNNNNNNNNNNNNNNNNNNNNNNNNNNNNNNNNNNNNNNNNNNNNNNNNNNNNNNNNNNNNNNNNNNNNNNNNNNNNNNNNNNNNNNNNNNNNNNNNNNNNNNNNNNNNNNNNNNNNNNNNNNNNNNNNNNNNNNNNNNNNNNNNNNNNNNNNNNNNNNNNNNNNNNNNNNNNNNNNNNNNNNNNNNNNNNNNNNNNNNNNNNNNNNNNNNNNNNNNNNNNNNNNNNNNNNNNNNNNNNNNNNNNNNNNNNNNNNNNNNNNNNNNNNNNNNNNNNNNNNNNNNNNNNNNNNNNNNNNNNNNNNNNNNNNNNNNNNNNNNNNNNNNNNNNNNNNNNNNNNNNNNNNNNNNNNNNNNNNNNNNNNNNNNNNNNNNNNNNNNNNNNNNNNNNNNNNNNNNNNNNNNNNNAGAGtcaaccaagggggtgggttttcatcaaggagaaacaaatagaactgtcacactgtagcctggccagtcatgaaactagttttcaaagcttctctgatgcgcagcgcttcctggtgtgctcttctaatcgccctggtgtctggctgcgcgtaatcagcagccaggcgattttcctcaatctcccaccctgccataaacatcttCCCCTTACTCCCACAGAggttgtggagcacacagcaagcagcaataacaatgggaatattggtttggctgaggtctgagcgagtcagtaaagtgcgccagcgaccctttaaatgtccaaaagcacattataccaccattctgcacttgctcagcctgtagttgaactggtccttactactgtccagggtgcttatgtacggcttcatgagccatggcattaaaggacaggctgggtccccgaggataactataggcatttctcagaggggtagccgtgttagtctgaatctgtaaaaagcaacagagggtcctgtggcacctttgagactaacagaagtattgggagcataagctttcgtgggtaagaacctcacttcttcagatgcaagtaatggaaatctccagaggcaggtataaatcagtgtggagataacgaggttagttcaatcagggagcgTGAGGTGctttgctagcagttgaggtgtgaacaccaagggaggagaaa
The window above is part of the Chrysemys picta bellii isolate R12L10 chromosome 12, ASM1138683v2, whole genome shotgun sequence genome. Proteins encoded here:
- the LOC135974704 gene encoding rho guanine nucleotide exchange factor 15-like isoform X2; this encodes MATPGRGRGARLTPVSRQSLFEVLTSEASYQRSLRLLAEHFVGSRALGETLVPRERQALFSSILRIQEISARFLAALERRVAENLQIQDVSDVVAAHARRDFSAYIDYVRNQPYQEKEYSALMERNGPFAAVLGRLQAHPVCQRLPLLSFLLLPFQRITRLKMLLENILRRAEEGSERERNALDALACISQIIEECNSEVGRMRQTEELIEIAGRIDFDRLKAVPIISQSRRLEKQGALAEVLPRGSLFGTRPRTVPIHLFLFSDLLLVTQRKRSDMHRWMEAFPQHGAPPSQPQETIYEDWDCPQVQCVEPYLARQADELSLEPADVVNVLRKTSEGWCQGLRLGDGHKGWFPASHVQEITSEHVRRRNLRERHRLLQAARQLQLSRLTTGKADSA
- the LOC135974704 gene encoding rho guanine nucleotide exchange factor 15-like isoform X1; translation: MATPGRGRGARLTPVSRQSLFEVLTSEASYQRSLRLLAEHFVGSRALGETLVPRERQALFSSILRIQEISARFLAALERRVAENLQIQDVSDVVAAHARRDFSAYIDYVRNQPYQEKEYSALMERNGPFAAVLGRLQAHPVCQRLPLLSFLLLPFQRITRLKMLLENILRRAEEGSERERNALDALACISQIIEECNSEVGRMRQTEELIEIAGRIDFDRLKAVPIISQSRRLEKQGALAEVLPRGSLFGTRPRTVPIHLFLFSDLLLVTQRKSAGRFVVLDYGHRSLVSVQGVGQPPPAPGLAQAFYLTLLENHCGQACERLCRAPSQSDMHRWMEAFPQHGAPPSQPQETIYEDWDCPQVQCVEPYLARQADELSLEPADVVNVLRKTSEGWCQGLRLGDGHKGWFPASHVQEITSEHVRRRNLRERHRLLQAARQLQLSRLTTGKADSA